In Paenibacillus sonchi, the genomic stretch GGGCGCGCCAAGTGCCGTCTGCGCAGTTCACAATCGGTTTCAGGCATACCTTCAGGCCAAGTGACTTTGCTGTGCGGATCGCCCATAGGACCTCATCATCGGTAACCGTGGGTTCCTCCCAATAAGGAATTTCTGTGGATTGCGGAGTGGCTTGGATCGCACTGAAGGCGATAGCGGTCCAGTTCGCTCCAGTCACGGATTGCATAAGCTCCATTGAAGTCTTGGCCGCATCATTAGCCCAGGTTCCGCGTCTGCCCATGAACCCCCAGGTAACGCCTCCGACATATTCATTCTGCAGTGACATCTCAGCTACCTCGCTTAATTAGAATAGTAGGAATTAGGCCTCGAAACATTTAGTTATTTTGTTATATTGTTATTATAATTTTGTTATTTAATAATAACAATACACAATTAAGTTATAACCTTTTTTAGGCATGATTTCAAGCAGAAAATGGGGCAAAGTAAACTGAAGACTATAAAAGTACAATAGAGTACATATGCTAATAAGAAAATGAAGCTTATAATTGATAATGATAGCGCAATCATTTGTAGCTTTAACGAAACTGGAGGCGATTTGCTGGTGATCAGGGTCATGATTGCGGACGATGAGGAAGTGATTCGCCGTGGGCTTGAGAAAATTACTTCCAGAATGGATTTGGAAGTTCAGGTTATCGGTTCCTATGGCAACGGATTGGAGGCATGGAATCATCTCCGGGAGCTCAGCCAGGACGATATCGACCTGCTTATTACAGACATCAAGATGCCGAGAATGGACGGTTTTAAGCTGATTGAAGAGGTAAGAGGGCATTTGAAGCAGCTCCCCATAGCCGTGCTGAGCGGATTCAGTGAATTTGAATATGCCCGCCGGGCCATGCGGCATGGTGTGCTCGATTACTTGCTTAAGCCCATTGAGAAGGCGCAGCTGTACGATTTGCTGAAAAGTGTGGAGGAGAATAAGAAGCTGCGGCCGGCGGCAGCGGAGCCTGAAGAAGCGCCCCACCAGGCCGGTGAGGGCGGTGAGCACTACGTGGTTGAGCAGACCAAGAGCATCCTGGAGAAGGAGTATGGCCAGAACTTTGAGCTTGAACGGCTGGCAGAGACGGTCGGGATGAATGCCAGCTATATCAGCAGGCTGTTCAAATATAAGACAGGCCAGACGATAACGGACTACCTGATCGGCATCCGCATCGCCAAGGCCAAGGAGCTTCTGATCGGACAGCCCGATCTGAAAAATTACGAAATTGCCGAAAGGGTCGGCTACAGCGATCCGGTCTACTTCAACAAGCTGTTCAAAAAAATGTGCGGCATGACGCCGAAGGATTATAAGAGCCGCAGCAGATAAAAGGATGAGCTTGCCAGAAGGCAATCTGCTAAAAAT encodes the following:
- a CDS encoding response regulator, with the translated sequence MIRVMIADDEEVIRRGLEKITSRMDLEVQVIGSYGNGLEAWNHLRELSQDDIDLLITDIKMPRMDGFKLIEEVRGHLKQLPIAVLSGFSEFEYARRAMRHGVLDYLLKPIEKAQLYDLLKSVEENKKLRPAAAEPEEAPHQAGEGGEHYVVEQTKSILEKEYGQNFELERLAETVGMNASYISRLFKYKTGQTITDYLIGIRIAKAKELLIGQPDLKNYEIAERVGYSDPVYFNKLFKKMCGMTPKDYKSRSR